The Medicago truncatula cultivar Jemalong A17 chromosome 4, MtrunA17r5.0-ANR, whole genome shotgun sequence genome includes a region encoding these proteins:
- the LOC11421415 gene encoding F-box/kelch-repeat protein At3g23880, whose product MTWLPVKPLMQFKCVNKIFKTRISNPDFVQMHLNKSSQNPHLALMWKHDFHSRTFEQFSVITFPISLLLQNMYTRLHFFRPNFDSPQWLGRDENTTLRCNPYYRLDENYHTWWVVGSCNGLLCLIDVQCSGYNDWPREYYWLYLWNPATRTKSRRTSLSFPSNFKFSFGYDISSKTYKVVAFRVDLDKERGNATSVVKVFNMADNSRRNIQCFPVLPLYWFKREKNNGVYLSGTINWMTLRDYFYSDYEIGNVSSITVEQYVIVSLDLSTESYTELLLPRGFDEVSCVQPTLVVLINCLCFCHDFKGSHLVLWKMTDFGVQESWIQLFKISYENFHSSEYLLKFETMELLPLYLSKNAETLIFANDENDTTFIYNCRDNRGEQIRITNKIWWLWAKDYVESLVPTR is encoded by the coding sequence ATGACCTGGCTCCCTGTGAAACCTCTTATGCAATTCAAGTGTGTTAACAAGATTTTCAAAACCCGCATTTCCAATCCTGATTTTGTTCAAATGCATCTCAATAAATCGTCACAAAATCCGCACCTTGCCCTAATGTGGAAACATGACTTTCACTCAAGAACCTTTGAACAATTCAGTGTCATAACATTCCCCATTTCTCTTTTACTCCAAAACATGTATACCCGCCTTCACTTTTTCAGACCCAACTTTGATTCACCGCAATGGCTTGGACGAGATGAGAATACTACCCTTCGCTGCAATCCTTACTACCGATTGGACGAGAATTACCACACATGGTGGGTTGTTGGTTCATGCAATGGATTGTTGTGCTTGATTGATGTTCAATGCTCTGGATATAATGATTGGCCTCGTGAGTATTATTGGCTCTATCTATGGAACCCAGCTACAAGAACTAAATCTAGAAGAACTTCATTATCTTTCCCTAGTAATTTTAAGTTCTCTTTTGGCTATGATATTTCAAGTAAAACATATAAGGTGGTAGCATTTCGTGTGGATTTGGATAAAGAACGTGGTAATGCAACAAGTGTGGTGAAAGTATTCAACATGGCGGATAATTCAAGGAGAAACATTCAATGTTTCCCCGTGCTTCCACTTTACTGGTTTAAGCGTGAAAAGAACAATGGTGTGTATTTGAGTGGTACAATTAACTGGATGACCCTTCGCGATTACTTCTATTCTGATTATGAAATTGGTAATGTTAGTAGTATTACTGTTGAGCAATATGTGATTGTTTCACTTGATCTCTCAACTGAGTCATACACTGAATTGTTGCTTCCTCGGGGTTTTGACGAGGTGTCTTGTGTTCAACCAACGCTTGTGGTTTTAATCAACTGTCTTTGCTTTTGTCATGATTTCAAGGGAAGTCATCTTGTTTTATGGAAAATGACAGATTTTGGAGTTCAAGAGTCTTGGATTCAGTTGTTTAAAATTAGTTATGAGAATTTCCATTCAAGCgaatatttattgaaatttgaaacgaTGGAGTTATTGCCATTGTACCTTTCTAAGAATGCGGAAACATTGATATTTGCAAATGATGAAAACGACACAACATTTATCTATAATTGCAGAGACAATAGAGGCGAGCAAATTAGAATTACTAATAAAATATGGTGGTTATGGGCCAAGGATTACGTTGAAAGTTTGGTTCCAACTCGATGA
- the LOC11425716 gene encoding peroxidase 17, with product MFQDKTKITMLMFLIFIINIIIVTSTDLRPGYYSKTCPQAETTVRDVMRNALKKEPRSVASVMRFQFHDCFVNGCDGSVLLDDTPTMLGEKLALSNINSLRSFEVVDEVKEALEKACPGVVSCADIIIMASRDAVALTGGPDWEVRLGRLDSLTASQDNSSNIMPSPRTNATALITLFQKYNLSVKDLVALSGSHSIGKARCFSIMFRLYNQSGSGKPDPAIDHVFRAELDKLCPRDVDQNKTGNLDATPVIFDNQYFKDLVGGRGFLNSDQTLFTFPQTKGFVSLFSEDQSEFFKAFVEGMLKLGDLQSDKPGEVRKNCRVVNARPAHIMSEDKMKNSDLSV from the exons ATGTTTCAAGACAAAACTAAAATTACCATGCTTATGTTTCTGATCTTCATCATAAACATAATCATAGTAACATCAACAGATCTTCGACCTGGGTATTACTCAAAAACATGTCCACAAGCTGAAACAACTGTGAGAGATGTTATGAGAAATGCTCTTAAAAAAGAACCAAGAAGTGTTGCCTCTGTTATGAGATTTCAATTTCATGATTGCTTTGTTAAT GGGTGTGATGGTTCTGTGTTGCTTGATGATACACCAACTATGCTTGGAGAAAAATTGGctctttcaaatataaattcACTTAGATCATTTGAAGTTGTTGATGAGGTTAAGGAGGCATTAGAGAAAGCTTGTCCTGGAGTTGTTTCTTGTGCTGATATCATTATTATGGCTTCTAGAGATGCTGTAGCACTG ACAGGAGGACCTGATTGGGAAGTGAGGTTAGGAAGATTGGACAGCCTAACAGCAAGTCAAGATAACTCAAGTAATATCATGCCAAGTCCAAGAACTAATGCTACCGCTCTCATTACTCTCTTCCAAAAATACAACCTCAGTGTCAAAGACCTTGTAGCACTCTCAGGATCACACTCTATCGGCAAAGCTCGTTGTTTCTCAATCATGTTTCGGCTATACAATCAATCCGGTAGCGGAAAGCCTGACCCTGCAATTGATCATGTATTTAGGGCAGAGCTTGACAAGCTATGTCCTCGAGATGTTGATCAAAATAAGACAGGAAACCTTGATGCAACTCCTGTGATTTTCGATAACCAATATTTCAAGGACTTGGTTGGTGGAAGAGGATTTCTCAACTCTGATCAAACACTTTTCACTTTTCCTCAAACAAAGGGGTTTGTGAGTTTGTTTAGCGAAGATCAAAGCGAGTTTTTCAAAGCATTTGTTGAAGGAATGTTGAAATTGGGTGATTTGCAGTCCGATAAGCCCGGTGAAGTCAGGAAGAATTGCAGAGTTGTCAATGCTCGTCCTGCTCATATCATGTCTGAAGACAAGATGAAGAATAGCGATCTATCGGTATAA
- the LOC11434695 gene encoding ethylene receptor — protein sequence MMESCNCIEPQWPADDLLMKYQYISDFFIALAYFSIPLELIYFVKKSAVFPYRWVLVQFGAFIVLCGATHLINLWTFTIHTRTVAIVMTTAKVLTAVVSCATALMLVHIIPDLLSVKTRELFLKNKAAELDREMGLIRTQEETGRHVRMLTHEIRSTLDRHTILKTTLVELGRTLGLEECALWMPTRTGLELQLSYTLRQQNPVGYTVPINLPVINHVFSSNRAVKISSNCPVARLRPHAAKYMPGAVVAIRVPLLNLSNFQIYDWPEVSTRSYALMVLMLPSDSARQWHVHELELVEVVADQVAVALSHAAILEESMRARDQLMEQNVALDMARREAETAIHARNDFLAVMNHEMRTPMHAIIALSSLMQETDLTAEQRLMVETILKSSNLLATLVNDVLDLSRLEDGSFQLEISTFNLHSLFREVLNLIKPVASVKKLSLTLHFASDLPVHAIGDEKRLMQILLNVVGNAVKFTKEGSISITVVVVKPESFRDIRFPDFLPVPSDSHFYLRVQVKDSGSGINPQDIPKLFTKFAQNQTLGTKNPVGSGLGLAICKRFVNLMEGHIWIESEGIGKGCTVTFIVKLGIADRPNEFKLPYKPKASVNHGSTNISGLKVLVMDDNGVSRSATKGLLIHLGCDVTTVSSSEECLRVVSLEHKVVFMDVCAGLDGYELAVRIQEKFTKRQDRPLIVALTGNTNKLTKENCLRAGVNGVVLKPVSVEKMNGVLTELLERRFVFETI from the exons ATGATGGAATCCTGCAATTGTATTGAGCCACAATGGCCAGCAGATGATTTATTGATGAAATACCAATACATATCAGATTTCTTCATTGCCCTTGCTTATTTCTCGATCCCACTCGAGCTTATCTACTTTGTTAAGAAATCTGCAGTATTTCCATATAGATGGGTCCTTGTTCAGTTTGGTGCCTTCATAGTTCTATGTGGAGCAACACATCTAATAAATTTATGGACCTTCACAATTCATACAAGAACCGTAGCAATTGTAATGACCACCGCCAAGGTTTTAACCGCTGTGGTATCGTGTGCCACTGCCCTTATGCTTGTACATATTATTCCCGATCTATTAAGTGTTAAAACTAGAGAATTATTTTTGAAGAACAAGGCTGCAGAGCTCGATAGAGAAATGGGCTTGATTCGTACACAGGAAGAAACTGGTCGACATGTTAGGATGTTGACTCATGAGATTAGAAGCACTCTTGATAGACATACAATACTGAAAACGACTCTTGTTGAACTTGGTAGAACTCTTGGGTTAGAGGAATGTGCGTTATGGATGCCGACACGTACCGGTTTGGAGCTTCAACTTTCTTACACATTGCGACAGCAGAACCCTGTTGGATATACAGTACCTATTAATCTTCCTGTGATCAACCATGTATTTAGTAGCAACCGTGCAGTTAAAATTTCATCGAATTGCCCAGTTGCTAGATTACGACCTCATGCTGCAAAATACATGCCTGGAGCAGTAGTTGCTATTCGGGTTCCTCTCCTAAATCTTtctaattttcaaatatatgaTTGGCCTGAGGTTTCAACTAGAAGCTATGCTTTGATGGTTTTGATGCTTCCATCTGATAGTGCTAGACAGTGGCATGTACATGAGTTAGAGCTCGTCGAGGTAGTTGCTGATCAG GTAGCTGTTGCTCTTTCTCATGCTGCAATCTTAGAAGAGTCGATGAGGGCAAGGGATCAACTTATGGAGCAGAATGTTGCACTTGATATGGCAAGAAGAGAAGCAGAAACTGCGATTCATGCTCGCAATGACTTTTTGGCTGTTATGAATCACGAGATGAGAACTCCGATGCATGCAATTATTGCACTCTCTTCATTGATGCAGGAAACAGATCTGACTGCTGAGCAACGTCTAATGGTGGAAACAATACTGAAAAGCAGCAATTTATTAGCTACACTCGTCAACGATGTTTTGGATCTTTCACGGCTTGAAGATGGCAGTTTTCAACTTGAAATATCAACATTTAACCTTCATTCATTGTTTAGAGAG GTCCTTAACTTGATTAAACCTGTTGCATCTGTTAAAAAGCTGTCACTCACTTTACATTTCGCATCAGATTTGCCGGTGCATGCAATTGGTGATGAAAAGCGTCTCATGCAAATTCTTCTCAATGTTGTTGGTAATGCTGTTAAGTTCACAAAAGAAGGCAGCATTTCCATCACCGTGGTTGTTGTAAAGCCTGAATCCTTCCGAGATATTAGATTTCCTGATTTCCTACCAGTACCAAGTGATAGCCACTTTTATTTGCGAGTACAG GTAAAAGATTCAGGATCAGGAATCAATCCACAAGACATCCCAAAGTTATTCACTAAGTTTGCACAAAACCAAACATTAGGAACAAAAAATCCTGTTGGAAGTGGGCTTGGCCTTGCAATTTGTAAAAG GTTTGTGAATCTCATGGAAGGGCATATTTGGATTGAAAGTGAAGGTATTGGTAAAGGATGTACAGTCACTTTTATTGTAAAACTTGGAATCGCGGACCGACCAAATGAATTTAAACTACCTTACAAACCTAAAGCTTCAGTAAATCATGGATCTACAAACATTTCTGGTCTCAAAGTTCTCGTCATGGATGATAATGG GGTGAGCAGGTCAGCGACAAAGGGACTTCTTATCCATTTAGGATGCGATGTCACAACTGTTAGCTCAAGCGAAGAATGCCTGCGTGTTGTTTCTTTGGAACACAAAGTCGTCTTTATGGATGTTTGTGCAGGGTTAGATGGTTATGAATTAGCGGTTCGTATACAAGAGAAGTTCACAAAACGTCAAGATAGACCGCTTATAGTTGCTCTTACCGGAAACACAAACAAGTTGACCAAAGAGAACTGTTTGAGAGCTGGTGTGAATGGCGTAGTTTTAAAACCTGTTTCTGTTGAGAAAATGAACGGTGTTTTAACAGAACTCTTGGAGCGTCGGTTTGTGTTTGAAACAATTTAA
- the LOC11435163 gene encoding pentatricopeptide repeat-containing protein At3g49170, chloroplastic has translation MPSLSLSLPLPSPHINLNSQQNFNHFNNPQQLHKAITTLNLTDTESTHNNKLITSSLLLKQCIRTKNTHLGKLLHHKLTTSNLPLDTLLLNSLITLYSKSNDPITAFSIFQSMENSKRDVVSYSSIISCFANNRNCLKAVEMFDQLLLQDGVYPNEYCFTAVIRACLKGGFFKTGLCLFGFVLKTGYFDSHVCVGCELIDMFVKGCSLADLESARKVFDKMREKNVVTWTLMITRLAQYGYNDEAIDLFLEMLVSSGYVPDRFTLTGLISVCAEIQFLSLGKELHSWVIRSGLVLDLCVGCSLVDMYAKCGLVQEARKVFDGMREHNVMSWTALVNGYVRGGGGYEREAMRMFSNMLLQGGVAPNCFTFSGVLKACASLPDFDFGEQVHGQTIKLGLSAIDCVGNGLVSVYAKSGRMESARKCFDVLFEKNLVSETVVDDTNVKDFNLNSEQDLDREVEYVGSGVSSFTYASLLSGAACIGTIGKGEQIHAMVVKIGFRTDLSVNNALISMYSKCGNKEAALQVFNDMEDCNVITWTSIINGFAKHGFASKALELFYNMLETGVKPNDVTYIAVLSACSHVGLIDEAWKHFTSMRDNHGIVPRMEHYACMVDLLGRSGLLSEAIEFINSMPFDADALVWRTFLGSCRVHRNTKLGEHAAKMILEREPHDPATYILLSNLYATEGRWEDVAAIRKNMKQKQITKEAGSSWIEVENQVHKFHVGDTLHPKAQQIYEKLDELALKIKNVGYVPNTDFVLHDVEDEQKEQYLFQHSEKLAVAFALISTPNPKPIRVFKNLRVCGDCHTAIKYISMVSGREIVVRDANRFHHMKDGTCSCNDYW, from the coding sequence ATGCCAAGCCTAAGCCTAtctcttcctcttccttctcCTCACATCAATCTCAACTCACAACAAAACTTTAACCATTTCAACAACCCACAACAACTCCACAAAGCCATTACAACCTTAAACCTAACAGACACAGAATCAACCCATAACAACAAACTCATAACCTCTTCACTTCTCCTTAAACAATGCATCCGAACCAAAAACACCCACCTCGGCAAACTCCTTCATCACAAACTCACCACCTCAAATCTCCCCCTCGACACCCTCCTCTTGAACTCCCTCATTACCCTCTACTCCAAATCAAACGACCCTATAACCGCTTTTTCCATTTTCCAATCCATGGAAAATTCCAAACGCGATGTTGTTTCATATAGTTCAATCATTTCTTGCTTTGCAAACAATCGAAATTGCTTGAAAGCAGTTGAGATGTTTGATCAGTTGCTTTTACAAGACGGGGTTTATCCGAATGAGTATTGTTTTACTGCTGTGATACGGGCGTGTTTGAAAGGCGGGTTTTTTAAAACTGGGTTGTGTTTGTTTGGATTTGTTTTGAAGACGGGGTATTTTGATTCGCATGTTTGTGTTGGTTGTGAATTGATTGATATGTTTGTTAAAGGTTGTAGTTTAGCAGATTTAGAGTCTGCACGTaaggtgtttgataaaatgcgtGAGAAGAATGTTGTTACGTGGACTTTGATGATTACTAGGTTAGCTCAATATGGTTATAATGATGAAGCGATtgatttgtttttggaaatgttGGTGAGTAGTGGGTATGTGCCGGATAGATTTACGTTGACTGGGTTGATATCGGTTTGTGCTGAGATTCAGTTTTTGTCGCTTGGGAAGGAGTTGCATTCGTGGGTTATTAGGTCGGGTTTGGTTTTGGATTTGTGTGTTGGGTGTAGTTTGGTTGATATGTATGCGAAATGTGGATTGGTGCAAGAGGCTAGGAAAGTGTTTGATGGTATGAGGGAGCATAATGTGATGTCGTGGACGGCTCTTGTTAATGGATATGTACGAGGCGGTGGTGGATATGAACGGGAAGCTATGAGAATGTTTAGTAATATGTTGCTTCAGGGTGGTGTTGCGCCGAACTGCTTTACGTTCTCCGGTGTTCTTAAGGCTTGTGCGAGTCTtcctgattttgattttggtgaaCAGGTTCATGGGCAAACGATTAAATTAGGTCTTTCTGCAATTGATTGTGTAGGGAATGGTCTTGTTAGTGTGTATGCAAAGTCTGGAAGAATGGAATCTGCTCGCaagtgttttgatgttttgtttGAGAAGAATTTGGTTTCGGAGACAGTTGTTGATGATacaaatgtgaaagattttaatttgaattctGAACAAGACTTGGACCGTGAAGTTGAATATGTTGGTAGTGGAGTTAGTTCGTTTACATATGCTAGCCTCTTGAGTGGTGCTGCTTGTATTGGTACAATTGGTAAGGGTGAACAAATTCATGCCATGGTGGTTAAGATTGGATTTCGGACTGACTTAAGTGTTAATAATGCTTTGATCTCTATGTATTCCAAGTGTGGAAACAAAGAAGCTGCTTTACAGGTCTTTAATGACATGGAAGATTGCAATGTCATAACTTGGACCTCTATCATAAATGGTTTTGCAAAACATGGATTTGCTTCAAAAGCACTAGAATTGTTCTATAATATGCTTGAAACAGGTGTGAAGCCTAATGATGTCACATACATTGCAGTTTTATCGGCATGTAGTCatgttggtttaattgatgaagCATGGAAACATTTCACTTCCATGCGTGATAACCATGGAATTGTTCCAAGGATGGAGCATTATGCATGTATGGTCGATTTGCTTGGTCGATCCGGATTGCTTTCAGAAGCGATTGAATTTATTAACTCAATGCCTTTTGATGCCGACGCGTTGGTGTGGCGTACGTTTCTTGGTTCTTGTCGGGTTCATCGGAACACCAAGCTTGGGGAACATGCTGCAAAAATGATTCTTGAACGAGAGCCTCACGATCCGGCTACCTATATATTATTGTCTAACTTGTATGCAACAGAAGGACGGTGGGAAGATGTAGCAGCAATTAGAAAAAACATGAAACagaaacaaataacaaaagaagCAGGTTCTAGTTGGATTGAAGTTGAGAACCAGGTGCATAAATTCCATGTAGGAGATACTTTGCACCCTAAAGCTCaacaaatatatgaaaaacTTGATGAATTggctttaaaaataaagaatgtgGGTTATGTCCCAAACACAGATTTTGTTCTTCATGATGTGGAGGATGAACAAAAGGAACAATATCTATTTCAACACAGCGAGAAACTTGCAGTTGCATTTGCTCTTATTAGTACACCAAATCCAAAACCTATAAGAGTATTTAAGAACCTTCGTGTTTGCGGCGATTGCCATACAGCAATAAAGTACATATCAATGGTCTCTGGAAGAGAGATTGTAGTGAGAGATGCAAACCGGTTTCATCACATGAAAGATGGGACATGCTCTTGCAATGATTATTGGTAA